A stretch of the Desulfobacter sp. genome encodes the following:
- a CDS encoding transposase encodes MIAGTKHPRTSLIAARIEYSFEEPFLFQGTCNADIFNAWIEHQLSPHLNDNHVVVMDNASFHKGEETKYLIERTGAALLFLPPYSPDLNPIEHDFAALKTIREYNENETIDEIIRMYK; translated from the coding sequence TTGATTGCAGGAACAAAGCACCCTCGAACGTCTTTGATTGCTGCCCGCATCGAATATAGTTTTGAAGAACCATTTTTGTTTCAGGGAACATGCAATGCGGATATCTTTAATGCTTGGATCGAACACCAGTTGAGTCCACATCTGAACGATAATCATGTCGTTGTGATGGATAACGCATCCTTCCACAAGGGCGAAGAAACCAAATATTTGATAGAAAGAACTGGTGCAGCTCTTTTGTTTTTGCCCCCGTATTCACCGGATCTCAATCCGATTGAACACGATTTTGCGGCCCTAAAAACCATCCGTGAATACAATGAAAACGAAACGATTGATGAGATTATCAGGATGTATAAATAA
- a CDS encoding Cache 3/Cache 2 fusion domain-containing protein: protein MWISEIFKNSVLSFKSGKSGYAFILDEKGEALIHPIFQGENLLDKTRKMSDIIQSMLAQKNGKLNYLWQNPGEGNPREKLVIFTHLPEYKWIIGATSYTDEVFSPLSAFASLLIFNIFMFLLAFVGVAYMVTKSITRPLEKLTHTLGVASMGDYSIRMNHSPRDELGELSDHFNAFMDRLETYHNQLNREIQKTIDTQAALVENELKLRGLFNQSFQFTCILSPYGIIEEVNKSMLKFAGCTETDVLYQPYWETPWWPENYKNQVQAAIQGAVEGNTVRLETSHITHSGDVRDIDISIKPILNNSNHVEFIVTEGRDITELKQGEKERRKLAVQLEKSQKMEAIGTLAGGIAHDFNNILSSIFGYAQLAQMTLDSPDQSQKHLSQIVKGAQKASGLVQQILTFSRQTEYRKQALKFHLVVKEVLKLLRSSIPTTIEMVSQINTREMVNADPTQMHQVIMNLCTNAYHSMMKKGGIMTVGLDTVDQVDKSHIHEDYNRPGPFLCLLVKDTGHGMEPKTLEKAFDPYFTTKEVGRGTGFGLALVRAIVEEHDGLIHVESVPGNVQNSVSRFRFPDLPQRQRK, encoded by the coding sequence TTGTGGATATCAGAGATATTTAAAAACTCTGTCCTTTCCTTCAAGTCCGGCAAAAGCGGATATGCCTTTATCCTGGATGAAAAAGGAGAGGCATTGATTCATCCAATCTTCCAGGGGGAAAACCTTTTAGACAAAACCCGGAAAATGTCAGATATCATTCAATCCATGCTCGCCCAAAAAAATGGGAAACTCAACTATTTGTGGCAAAATCCCGGTGAAGGCAATCCCCGGGAAAAACTTGTCATTTTCACTCACCTGCCTGAATACAAATGGATCATAGGGGCCACAAGTTATACAGATGAAGTCTTTTCCCCTTTGTCTGCTTTTGCATCTTTGCTGATTTTTAATATTTTCATGTTTCTGCTCGCCTTTGTGGGGGTGGCCTATATGGTGACAAAATCCATCACCCGCCCCCTGGAAAAACTGACCCATACCCTTGGAGTTGCCAGCATGGGCGATTACAGCATTCGAATGAACCATAGTCCCCGTGATGAATTAGGAGAGCTTTCCGATCATTTTAATGCATTTATGGATCGCCTTGAGACCTATCACAACCAATTGAACAGGGAAATCCAAAAAACCATTGACACACAGGCAGCCCTCGTGGAAAACGAACTCAAACTGCGGGGATTGTTCAACCAGTCCTTCCAATTCACCTGTATTTTGTCTCCTTATGGTATTATAGAGGAAGTCAACAAAAGCATGCTGAAATTTGCAGGATGCACAGAGACAGACGTCCTTTACCAGCCCTATTGGGAAACCCCGTGGTGGCCCGAAAATTATAAAAACCAGGTCCAGGCGGCCATACAGGGTGCCGTGGAGGGAAATACCGTCCGCCTTGAAACCAGTCACATTACCCATTCAGGAGATGTCCGTGATATAGACATATCCATAAAACCCATTCTCAATAACTCAAACCATGTGGAATTTATTGTCACCGAAGGACGGGATATCACCGAGTTGAAACAAGGGGAAAAAGAAAGGCGAAAACTTGCGGTTCAACTTGAAAAATCACAAAAAATGGAAGCCATCGGTACCCTGGCCGGAGGAATCGCCCATGATTTTAACAATATATTGTCCAGCATTTTCGGCTATGCCCAGCTTGCCCAAATGACCCTGGACTCTCCTGATCAATCCCAAAAACATCTGTCCCAGATTGTAAAAGGAGCCCAGAAAGCCTCGGGCCTGGTTCAACAGATCCTTACCTTCAGCAGGCAGACCGAATATAGGAAACAGGCCTTAAAATTTCACCTGGTGGTCAAAGAGGTATTAAAACTGCTGCGGTCATCCATACCCACCACCATCGAAATGGTCTCCCAGATAAACACCAGAGAGATGGTCAATGCCGACCCGACCCAGATGCATCAGGTTATCATGAACCTGTGCACCAATGCCTACCATTCCATGATGAAAAAAGGCGGCATCATGACCGTTGGACTTGATACCGTAGACCAGGTGGACAAGTCACATATCCATGAAGATTATAACAGGCCGGGTCCGTTCTTATGCCTGCTGGTAAAGGACACAGGTCACGGCATGGAGCCCAAAACCCTTGAAAAAGCCTTTGATCCTTACTTCACCACCAAAGAGGTCGGACGGGGTACCGGGTTTGGACTGGCACTGGTACGGGCCATTGTGGAAGAACATGACGGGCTCATCCATGTGGAAAGTGTTCCGGGGAATGTTCAGAATTCTGTGTCACGGTTTCGGTTCCCGGATCTGCCTCAGCGCCAGCGGAAGTAA
- the rplQ gene encoding 50S ribosomal protein L17, which translates to MKHRKSVLKLNRTSAHRKAMFRNMVTSLFKHSSIKTTEAKAKGLRKIADKMVTLAKRGDLHARRQALAVIREKDVVHTLFEEVSEKFNSRQGGYTRITKLGPRKGDVAPMVQIELIFD; encoded by the coding sequence ATGAAGCATAGAAAATCCGTATTAAAACTGAACAGGACCTCTGCCCATAGAAAGGCGATGTTTAGAAACATGGTAACTTCTCTGTTCAAACACAGCAGCATCAAAACCACAGAAGCCAAAGCCAAAGGCTTGAGGAAAATTGCCGATAAAATGGTTACTCTTGCAAAAAGAGGTGACCTTCATGCCAGACGGCAGGCTTTGGCTGTGATCCGGGAAAAAGATGTTGTTCACACCCTCTTTGAAGAGGTATCAGAGAAGTTCAATTCAAGACAGGGTGGATATACGAGAATAACCAAACTTGGACCGAGAAAAGGGGATGTTGCCCCCATGGTTCAGATTGAGCTGATTTTCGACTAA
- a CDS encoding IS256 family transposase, which produces MTEENTEFDFQKALKGIQEGKPFTGKGGVLTSLIKNLAEAALEGELESHLGQEVSANRRNGKSKKTIKSLDGKFELETPRDRAGTFSPQIVKKHQTTLSDEIERKIIALYGLGMSYNDMASHLQEIYGLEISNATLSTITDKIIHTVKEWQARPLENVYPIVWLDAIHYKVRENGKVGSKAVYTILGVNIEGRKEVLGLYISENEGANFWLQVLTDLSNRGVKDILIACVDGLKGFPEAIETIFPDTEVQLCVVHQIRNSLKYVGSKNKKEFMADLKRVYKAVNKDLAEEELDILENKWNDKYPIVIKSWRNNWERLSHFFKYPEEIRRIIYTTNTIEAVHRQFRKLTKTKGSFPNQDSLLKLLYMGIQNASKKWTMPIQNWSLTISQLAIFFEGRLDKELGIL; this is translated from the coding sequence ATGACCGAAGAAAACACCGAATTTGATTTTCAAAAAGCCCTTAAAGGCATCCAGGAAGGTAAACCCTTCACAGGTAAGGGCGGCGTCCTTACATCATTAATCAAAAATCTTGCTGAAGCTGCTCTTGAAGGAGAGTTGGAGTCCCATCTCGGGCAGGAAGTTTCTGCCAACCGCCGTAATGGAAAAAGCAAAAAGACCATTAAATCCCTGGATGGTAAATTTGAGCTGGAAACCCCGCGTGACAGGGCCGGAACCTTCTCTCCACAGATCGTCAAAAAACATCAGACAACGCTCAGCGATGAAATTGAAAGAAAGATAATAGCCCTTTACGGCCTGGGCATGAGTTATAATGATATGGCTTCCCATTTACAGGAAATCTATGGACTTGAGATTTCAAATGCCACTCTGAGCACCATTACCGATAAAATCATCCATACCGTCAAAGAATGGCAGGCCAGGCCGTTGGAAAATGTGTACCCAATCGTATGGCTTGATGCCATACATTATAAAGTACGAGAAAACGGAAAGGTCGGCAGCAAGGCCGTTTACACAATTCTTGGGGTGAATATCGAGGGCCGCAAAGAGGTTCTTGGGCTGTACATATCCGAGAATGAGGGTGCGAACTTCTGGCTGCAGGTGTTAACAGACCTTTCAAACCGAGGGGTAAAAGATATCCTGATTGCCTGTGTTGATGGTCTAAAAGGTTTTCCCGAGGCCATTGAGACCATATTCCCGGACACAGAAGTTCAACTCTGCGTAGTCCACCAGATCCGAAATTCATTGAAATACGTTGGTTCCAAAAATAAAAAGGAATTTATGGCAGATCTAAAACGTGTTTATAAAGCGGTCAATAAGGATCTGGCCGAAGAAGAACTGGATATCTTGGAAAATAAATGGAATGACAAATACCCGATTGTGATAAAATCCTGGCGGAACAACTGGGAACGCCTCAGTCATTTCTTTAAATATCCAGAAGAGATTCGACGGATAATATACACCACAAATACCATTGAGGCTGTGCATCGACAGTTTCGAAAACTGACCAAAACAAAGGGATCATTTCCGAACCAGGACAGCCTGTTAAAGCTGCTTTACATGGGGATCCAGAACGCCAGTAAAAAATGGACAATGCCGATTCAAAATTGGTCACTGACAATTTCCCAGTTGGCAATTTTCTTTGAAGGCCGGCTGGATAAAGAGCTGGGAATTTTATAG
- a CDS encoding ISAs1 family transposase, with protein sequence MNEKKSLETFFDNIQDPRHHNKLHNLIDVVIIAICAVVAGADTYEQIENFGKKRKRWLSKFLSLPHGIPSHDTFGRIFERMNPNEFQSSFMHWVQSVAKMTKGQVIAIDGKTLRRSHDTSNDKKAIHMISAWASSNKVVLGQLKTEEKSNEITAIPNLLKLLDISGCIITIDAMGTQKKIAETIINKGCDYVLALKENHKTLHDEAVLFFNKMEEMKNQGYQFNEQTSVDGGHGRVETRRAVITSDIDWFEDKKSWKGLKSIGMIESTREMDGQISHEKRYYISSLDSDPNIFGNAVRRHWGIENSVHWVLDIAFREDESRVRKGNSPENFAAIRHIALNLLRNNKTFKGSVKTKRLNAAMDIKYLEEVMFG encoded by the coding sequence ATGAACGAAAAAAAATCTCTTGAAACTTTTTTTGACAATATTCAGGACCCCAGACACCACAATAAGCTTCATAATTTAATTGATGTCGTCATCATCGCAATTTGTGCGGTAGTTGCTGGCGCAGACACTTATGAGCAAATTGAAAACTTTGGCAAAAAGAGAAAAAGGTGGTTGTCAAAATTTCTAAGCCTTCCCCATGGGATACCCTCCCATGACACCTTTGGCAGAATTTTTGAAAGGATGAACCCGAATGAATTTCAGAGCAGTTTTATGCACTGGGTTCAGTCGGTTGCAAAGATGACCAAAGGTCAAGTCATTGCAATCGACGGCAAAACTCTAAGGCGTTCACACGATACCTCCAATGATAAGAAAGCCATTCATATGATCAGTGCGTGGGCTTCGTCTAATAAAGTGGTTTTAGGGCAATTAAAAACCGAAGAAAAATCAAATGAAATTACGGCCATTCCAAATCTTTTAAAACTTTTAGATATCTCGGGCTGCATTATAACCATTGATGCCATGGGCACTCAAAAGAAAATCGCTGAAACCATAATAAACAAAGGGTGTGACTATGTCCTTGCCCTGAAAGAAAATCATAAAACCTTGCATGATGAAGCGGTACTTTTTTTCAATAAAATGGAAGAAATGAAAAATCAGGGGTACCAGTTTAATGAACAGACCAGTGTTGACGGAGGGCACGGTCGAGTCGAAACGCGCAGGGCTGTGATAACCTCTGATATTGATTGGTTTGAAGATAAAAAAAGTTGGAAAGGTTTGAAAAGTATTGGAATGATTGAATCCACCCGGGAAATGGACGGCCAGATCAGTCATGAAAAGCGATATTATATATCGAGCCTGGATAGCGACCCCAATATTTTTGGTAATGCTGTCAGGAGGCATTGGGGAATTGAAAATTCAGTGCATTGGGTATTGGATATTGCGTTCCGTGAAGACGAAAGCAGAGTCAGAAAGGGGAACTCTCCTGAGAATTTTGCAGCGATTCGGCACATTGCATTAAATTTATTACGGAACAATAAGACATTTAAAGGGAGTGTAAAAACCAAAAGGTTGAATGCTGCTATGGATATCAAATATCTGGAGGAAGTTATGTTTGGATGA
- a CDS encoding GGDEF domain-containing protein — protein MAIPKALIDRLKKNEEIAKKFTEIEVSILSILNFNDFFERLLWEISKKFSIPYIWISIIKESRIADQLKNIKESELLMRSTAFVDKQAFISIINNQLTPCLANENLGIYDTLMPEISNYAIGSIAIAPITLDGEIVGSINQADIDPLRFEPGIDTSLLEQLALKVSLCLSNVTAHEQLKFMAFHDPLTGLLNRGVMERILDREFLRAQRYKTDLSLLFLDLDKFKTINDTAGHDTGDMALCLAAETLTRLKRDSDIVARFAGDEFVVILPSTGRTQAEKYINRVTQDMLKTADQLLYKAKRGKNKDSHRV, from the coding sequence ATGGCAATCCCAAAGGCATTAATCGACCGTCTGAAAAAAAACGAAGAAATTGCAAAAAAATTCACCGAGATTGAAGTCAGTATCCTCTCAATCCTAAATTTCAACGATTTTTTTGAACGTCTCCTATGGGAAATTTCTAAAAAATTTTCCATCCCTTATATTTGGATATCCATCATCAAGGAAAGCCGCATTGCAGATCAGCTTAAAAATATCAAAGAGTCTGAACTGCTAATGAGATCCACGGCATTTGTGGATAAACAGGCCTTTATTTCAATCATTAACAATCAGTTGACCCCTTGCCTGGCCAATGAAAACTTAGGGATCTACGATACCCTGATGCCCGAAATCTCAAATTATGCAATCGGCTCCATTGCCATTGCCCCCATCACTCTGGACGGGGAGATTGTGGGCAGCATCAACCAGGCAGATATTGATCCGTTGCGCTTTGAACCGGGGATTGATACCTCTTTGCTTGAACAATTGGCTTTAAAAGTCTCACTTTGCCTTTCCAATGTAACCGCCCATGAACAATTAAAATTCATGGCTTTTCATGATCCGCTCACAGGCCTGCTCAACCGCGGCGTCATGGAAAGAATCCTTGATCGGGAATTCCTGCGGGCCCAAAGGTATAAAACAGATCTCTCCCTTTTATTCCTCGATCTGGATAAATTTAAAACCATTAATGATACAGCAGGACATGATACAGGGGATATGGCCCTATGCCTTGCCGCAGAGACCCTGACCCGGTTGAAACGGGATTCAGATATCGTGGCAAGATTTGCAGGTGACGAATTCGTCGTTATCCTGCCCTCCACCGGCAGGACCCAGGCAGAAAAATATATCAACCGGGTGACCCAGGATATGCTCAAGACGGCTGACCAATTGCTCTACAAAGCCAAAAGAGGCAAAAATAAAGACAGCCATAGGGTGTGA
- a CDS encoding AI-2E family transporter, giving the protein MKSTSFGISSLLGCAAFVVVVAGMKTAAVLVVPFLLAGFLAIICAPPLYWMQKKGIPSLVSILVLMLGVVLAQVILVSLVSSSIADFSKNLPMYQERLLSLMSQGIQLLSNYGIEVEADKLTDLFNPGRILGLVANTLNGLGGVLTNTFFVFLTFIFILSEAAGFPSKLKALSRDGHGSMDKYTQIMDGVNRYLGIKSLTSLGTGMIIALWLTLQGVDYPVMWGVFAFLLNYIPNIGSIIAAVPAVLLALIQLGPMSALVAGIGFLLVNILVGSVVEPRIMGKGIGLSTLVVFLSLAFWGWVLGPVGMLLSVPLTMAVKIALNGNESTQWISILLGSNREAFDLLARRGLE; this is encoded by the coding sequence ATGAAATCAACGTCTTTTGGCATCAGTTCTCTTTTGGGCTGCGCTGCTTTTGTGGTTGTGGTGGCCGGGATGAAAACAGCAGCCGTACTGGTGGTTCCCTTTTTGCTGGCCGGTTTTTTGGCCATTATCTGTGCCCCTCCTCTTTATTGGATGCAGAAAAAAGGCATTCCCAGCCTGGTGAGTATTCTCGTACTCATGCTCGGGGTGGTGCTGGCTCAGGTGATTCTGGTCTCTTTGGTTTCATCTTCCATTGCTGATTTTTCAAAAAACCTCCCTATGTATCAGGAACGGCTGCTTTCCCTGATGTCCCAGGGGATCCAATTGCTTTCAAATTACGGGATAGAGGTTGAAGCCGATAAGCTCACGGACCTATTCAACCCCGGCCGGATTCTTGGCCTGGTCGCCAATACCCTGAACGGCTTGGGCGGGGTGCTGACCAATACTTTTTTTGTCTTTCTTACCTTTATTTTTATCCTGTCAGAGGCGGCCGGCTTTCCAAGTAAACTCAAAGCCTTGTCCAGGGACGGACACGGCAGCATGGACAAGTATACCCAGATAATGGACGGGGTTAATCGGTATTTGGGCATAAAGAGCCTTACCAGTCTTGGCACCGGGATGATTATTGCGCTCTGGCTGACCCTTCAGGGGGTGGATTACCCGGTGATGTGGGGGGTATTTGCCTTTTTGCTTAATTATATACCCAATATCGGTTCTATAATTGCGGCTGTGCCTGCGGTTCTTCTGGCCTTGATTCAATTGGGCCCCATGTCCGCTTTGGTGGCAGGGATTGGGTTTTTATTGGTAAACATCCTGGTGGGATCTGTGGTCGAGCCTCGCATTATGGGCAAGGGGATCGGCCTGTCGACGCTTGTTGTCTTTTTATCCCTGGCATTCTGGGGGTGGGTATTGGGACCGGTGGGCATGCTATTGTCAGTTCCCCTGACCATGGCCGTTAAAATTGCCCTGAACGGCAATGAATCCACCCAGTGGATTTCCATCCTTTTGGGATCCAATCGGGAGGCGTTTGATCTTCTGGCCCGTCGGGGGCTGGAATAA
- a CDS encoding IS256 family transposase — protein sequence MTEENTEFDFQKALKGIQEGKPFTGKGGVLTSLIKNLAEAALEGELESHLGQEVSANRRNGKSKKTIKSLDGKFELKTPRDRAGTFSPQIVKKHQTTLSDEIERKIIALYGLGMSYNDMASHLQEIYGLEISNATLSTITDKIIHTVKEWQARPLENVYPIVWLDAIHYKVRENGKVSSKAVYTILGVNIEGRKEVLGLYISENEGANFWLQVLTDLSNRGVKDILIACVDGLKGFPEAIETIFPDTEVQLCVVHQIRNSLKYVGSKNKKEFMADLKRVYKAVNKDLAEEELDMLENKWNDKYPIVIKSWRNNWERLSHFFKYPEEIRRIIYTTNTIEAVHRQFRKLTKTKGSFPNQDSLLKLLYMGIQNASKKWTMPIQNWSLTISQLAIFFEGRLDKELGI from the coding sequence ATGACCGAAGAAAACACCGAATTTGATTTTCAAAAAGCCCTTAAAGGCATCCAGGAAGGTAAACCCTTCACAGGTAAGGGCGGCGTCCTTACATCATTAATCAAAAATCTTGCTGAAGCTGCTCTTGAAGGAGAGTTGGAGTCCCATCTCGGGCAGGAAGTTTCTGCCAACCGCCGTAATGGAAAAAGCAAAAAGACCATTAAATCCCTGGATGGTAAATTTGAGCTAAAAACCCCGCGTGACAGGGCCGGAACCTTCTCTCCACAGATCGTCAAAAAACATCAGACAACGCTCAGCGATGAAATTGAAAGAAAGATAATAGCCCTTTACGGCCTGGGCATGAGTTATAATGATATGGCTTCCCATTTACAGGAAATCTATGGACTTGAGATTTCAAATGCCACTCTGAGCACCATTACCGATAAAATCATCCATACCGTCAAAGAATGGCAGGCCAGGCCGTTGGAAAATGTGTACCCAATCGTATGGCTTGATGCCATACATTATAAAGTACGAGAAAACGGAAAGGTCAGCAGCAAAGCCGTTTACACAATTCTTGGGGTGAATATCGAGGGCCGCAAAGAGGTTCTTGGGCTGTACATATCCGAGAATGAGGGTGCGAACTTCTGGCTGCAGGTGTTAACAGACCTTTCAAACCGAGGGGTAAAAGATATCCTGATTGCCTGTGTTGATGGTCTAAAAGGTTTTCCCGAAGCCATTGAGACCATATTCCCGGACACAGAAGTTCAACTCTGCGTAGTCCACCAGATCCGAAATTCATTGAAATACGTTGGTTCCAAAAATAAAAAGGAATTTATGGCAGATCTAAAACGTGTTTATAAAGCGGTTAATAAGGATCTGGCCGAAGAAGAACTGGATATGTTGGAAAACAAATGGAATGACAAATACCCGATTGTGATAAAATCCTGGCGGAACAACTGGGAGCGCCTCAGTCATTTCTTTAAATATCCAGAAGAGATTCGACGGATAATATACACCACAAATACCATTGAGGCTGTGCATCGACAGTTTCGAAAACTGACCAAAACAAAGGGATCATTCCCGAACCAGGACAGCCTGTTAAAGCTGCTTTACATGGGGATCCAGAACGCCAGTAAAAAATGGACAATGCCGATTCAAAATTGGTCACTGACAATTTCCCAGTTGGCAATTTTCTTTGAAGGCCGGCTGGATAAAGAGCTGGGAATTTGA
- a CDS encoding response regulator yields the protein MVVDDEPDIRELTTELLERFGYTVHTYENGQTALDAFSNTAIKFDLVLTDMTMPLMTGVDLAKAILKTSPDLPIILCSGYSKTISKQNAKELGIREFLQKPLKNHSLLAAIRKTLDT from the coding sequence ATGGTGGTAGATGATGAACCAGATATCCGAGAGCTGACTACCGAACTTTTGGAAAGATTCGGCTATACTGTCCATACCTATGAAAACGGACAAACCGCTTTGGATGCATTTTCAAATACCGCCATAAAATTTGATCTGGTGCTTACGGACATGACCATGCCTTTAATGACCGGGGTTGATCTTGCCAAGGCGATTTTAAAAACAAGCCCTGATTTACCCATCATCCTGTGCTCGGGATACAGTAAAACCATATCCAAACAGAATGCAAAAGAACTGGGTATCAGAGAATTTTTACAAAAGCCGTTAAAAAATCACTCCCTTCTGGCTGCCATCAGAAAAACCCTGGACACCTGA
- a CDS encoding IS256 family transposase produces the protein MTEENTEFDFQKALKGIQEGKPFTGKGGVLTSLIKNLAEAALEGELESHLGQEVSANRRNGKSKKTIKSLDGKFELKTPRDRAGTFSPQIVKKHQTTLSDEIERKIIALYGLGMSYNDMASHLQEIYGLEISNATLSTITDKIIHTVKEWQARPLENVYPIVWLDAIHYKVRENGKVGSKAVYTILGVNIEGRKEVLGLYISENEGANFWLQVLTDLSNRGVKDILIACVDGLKGFPEAIETIFPDTEVQLCVVHQIRNSLKYVGSKNKKEFMADLKRVYKAVNKDLAEEELDILENKWNDKYPIVIKSWRNNWERLSHFFKYPEEIRRIIYTTNTIEAVHRQFRKLTKTKGSFPNQDSLLKLLYMGIQNASKKWTMPIQNWSLTISQLAIFFEGRLDKELGI, from the coding sequence ATGACCGAAGAAAACACCGAATTTGATTTTCAAAAAGCCCTTAAAGGCATCCAGGAAGGTAAACCCTTCACAGGTAAGGGCGGCGTCCTTACATCATTAATCAAAAATCTTGCTGAAGCTGCTCTTGAAGGAGAGTTGGAGTCCCATCTCGGGCAGGAAGTTTCTGCCAACCGCCGTAATGGAAAAAGCAAAAAGACCATTAAATCCCTGGATGGTAAATTTGAGCTAAAAACCCCGCGTGACAGGGCCGGAACCTTCTCTCCACAGATCGTCAAAAAACATCAGACAACGCTCAGCGATGAAATTGAAAGAAAGATAATAGCCCTTTACGGCCTGGGCATGAGTTATAATGATATGGCTTCCCATTTACAGGAAATCTATGGACTTGAGATTTCAAATGCCACTCTGAGCACCATTACCGATAAAATCATCCATACCGTCAAAGAATGGCAGGCCAGGCCGTTGGAAAATGTGTACCCAATCGTATGGCTTGATGCCATACATTATAAAGTACGAGAAAACGGAAAGGTCGGCAGCAAAGCCGTTTACACAATTCTTGGGGTGAATATCGAGGGCCGCAAAGAGGTTCTTGGGCTGTACATATCCGAGAATGAGGGTGCGAACTTCTGGCTGCAGGTGTTAACAGACCTTTCAAACCGAGGGGTAAAAGATATCCTGATTGCCTGTGTTGATGGTCTAAAAGGTTTTCCCGAGGCCATTGAGACCATATTCCCGGACACAGAAGTTCAACTCTGCGTAGTCCACCAGATCCGAAATTCATTGAAATACGTTGGTTCCAAAAATAAAAAGGAATTTATGGCAGATCTAAAACGTGTTTATAAAGCGGTCAATAAGGATCTGGCCGAAGAAGAACTGGATATCTTGGAAAATAAATGGAATGACAAATACCCGATTGTGATAAAATCCTGGCGGAACAACTGGGAACGCCTCAGTCATTTCTTTAAATATCCAGAAGAGATTCGACGGATAATATACACCACAAATACCATTGAGGCTGTGCATCGACAGTTTCGAAAACTGACCAAAACAAAGGGATCATTCCCGAACCAGGACAGCCTGTTAAAACTGCTTTACATGGGGATCCAGAACGCCAGTAAAAAATGGACAATGCCGATTCAAAATTGGTCACTGACAATTTCCCAGTTGGCAATTTTCTTTGAAGGCCGGCTGGATAAAGAGCTGGGAATTTGA
- a CDS encoding cache domain-containing protein has product MTEFMKNRHLKFRNRLLLSFVIILIPLVIISNTFLFFQIKRLIETGIENELHRSSESLADLIRTSASISIKNRLQAIAEKNFEIAEYYYSKHRSGLLTRGQAIQMVREIFLNQRIGISGYIYCLNSQGDVIIHPNEKLQGTNVSNFDFVQQQMGIKDGYLEYDWQNPGETQRRPKALFMVYYKPLDWIISVSSYRNEFSYLVDIRDI; this is encoded by the coding sequence TTGACCGAATTTATGAAAAATCGGCATCTCAAATTCAGAAACAGACTGCTTCTTTCTTTTGTAATCATACTCATTCCCCTGGTCATCATTTCCAATACATTTTTATTTTTTCAAATCAAACGATTAATTGAAACCGGAATTGAAAATGAGTTGCACCGAAGTTCAGAATCCTTGGCCGATCTCATCCGCACATCTGCGAGCATCAGCATAAAAAACCGCCTCCAGGCCATTGCGGAAAAGAATTTTGAAATTGCAGAATATTATTATTCCAAACACAGATCAGGGCTGCTGACCCGGGGCCAGGCCATTCAGATGGTCCGTGAAATTTTTCTCAACCAGCGCATCGGCATCAGCGGATACATCTATTGCCTTAACAGCCAGGGGGATGTGATCATTCATCCCAACGAAAAGCTTCAGGGGACCAATGTATCAAATTTTGACTTTGTTCAACAGCAGATGGGCATCAAAGACGGATACCTTGAATATGACTGGCAAAACCCGGGAGAAACACAGAGACGGCCCAAGGCGCTGTTCATGGTCTATTATAAGCCTTTGGACTGGATCATATCCGTGTCCTCCTACAGAAATGAGTTCAGCTACCTTGTGGATATCAGAGATATTTAA